TTTACCCACAGGGCCTCGGCATGCACGAGATCGACCGCGTAGGCCCGCACGCCTTCACTGATCAGACTGATTGGCTGGAGAACGCCTTCATCAAGCGTCTGTGACGGTCACTGAAATACGAATACGTCTTCCTGCATGCTTTTCAGATCGGCTCATATCTCCGTGCAGGCCTCGCGCAACGGATCGCCCGTTACAACGGGCAGCGTCCTCATACTGCGCCAATGTCGTCAGAATGGCAGCATGACATCAATCGGGTATAGATTATTCAACCCTAAAAACTGTCCGAACAAACGGGGCCAACGCTCCTGTTACGGTCTACAGGTTCGGTTCATACTGTGGGAAATATTACCTTATCAACCGATGTTTCTCCTTACCGCACCAGTTCAAGTCCAGCCCCAAATGTCGCAGCTACAGCCGCTCGACGAGCGATTAATCCCTCAGTGTAGGTGTTGTTATTGTTTGATGGTAGGATGATAAATGTTTGATGGGATTACGCGGGATTCGGTGGCATATATCGAGCTAATCCTACTGCCATAATTCTATCTCACGTGGTCTGGTTTTTTGCGTGAAACTTGAGGTGGTCCCGTCCGTTCGGACAGTTTTGCGGGCTTGATAAGCTATACCCGGTTGTTGTTATGCCGCCCTTCTGACGGCGTTGCTGTTGGCCCTCTGGTCCGGGGTTAACCCCGGACCAGAGGGCGTCGGCACGTTATGATACGCCTCATCGGGCGTTCGTCCAGCCAGCGCCGCATGCAGACGCCTTTCGTTATAATGGGCGATCCATCTGCCAAGCCCGCCCCTCAGTTCTGATCCGGTCTCGAACGCGTGCAGGTAGACGCATTCATATTTCAGCGACCGCCACAGACGCTCGATGAACACGTTATCCAGCCATCGCCCACGCCCGTCCATACTGATGCGGATCTGACGCTCTTCCAGTATCCCGGTGAAACGGGGTGTCGTAAATTGCGACCCCTGGTCAGTATTGAAAATGTCCGGGGCGCCATAGCGCATGAGGGCATCCTGTAGCGCCTCGATACAGAACTCCACGTCCATCGTGTTCGACAGACGCCAGGACAGGACCTTGCGCGTGAACCAGTCCATGATCGCCACGAGATAGAGAAATCCCCGTTTCATGGGAATATATGTGATATCGGAACACCAGACTTGGTCAGGCCGATTGATGACCAGATCCCGTAGCAGATATGGATATTTCCGATGCTCCGGATGGGGCACGGTCGTGCGCGGCTTCTGGTAGATCGCCCGCAGGCCCATGATCGCCATGAGCCGCCGGACCCGCTTGCGGCCCACTTCATGTCCCAGGCGGCGCAGATGCCATGTCATCTGCCGTGAGCCATAATACGGCGTTTCCAGGAACTGGGCGTCGATCAGCCGCATCAGCTCCAGATTGGCCTCGCTCTGTGGCACAGGCCGATAGTAGACGCCCGACCGGTTGAGTTGCAGCAGCGTGCATTGCCGGATTATCGGCAGGCGCGCTCGCTTCGGGTCAATCATCTGCCGCCTCTGATCGCGCCCAACCGAGCAGAGGCATCGCGTAAAAAATCCCGTTCCACCAGAAGCTCGCCTATCTTCGCGTGCAGTTTCTCCACGTCAGCTGGGCTGACCGGGGGCTCAGCCACCGTCTTCCCGGAAAAGGTCGCCGCCATCCCCTCGATCGCCTGCCGTTTCCACTGGGCGATCATCGTCTGATGCACCCCATATTTCGAAGCCAGTTCCGCCAGCGTCAGTTCCCCACGGATCGCCTCCAGCGCAACCCGTGACTTGAACTCTGCCGCATACCGTTTCCGCGTAACCTTGCCCATAAAACCCGTCCTCGTTCAGGCCAGATGA
This DNA window, taken from Komagataeibacter sucrofermentans DSM 15973, encodes the following:
- a CDS encoding IS3 family transposase (programmed frameshift), which gives rise to MGKVTRKRYAAEFKSRVALEAIRGELTLAELASKYGVHQTMIAQWKRQAIEGMAATFSGKTVAEPPVSPADVEKLHAKIGELLVERGFFTRCLCSVGRDQRRQMIDPKRARLPIIRQCTLLQLNRSGVYYRPVPQSEANLELMRLIDAQFLETPYYGSRQMTWHLRRLGHEVGRKRVRRLMAIMGLRAIYQKPRTTVPHPEHRKYPYLLRDLVINRPDQVWCSDITYIPMKRGFLYLVAIMDWFTRKVLSWRLSNTMDVEFCIEALQDALMRYGAPDIFNTDQGSQFTTPRFTGILEERQIRISMDGRGRWLDNVFIERLWRSLKYECVYLHAFETGSELRGGLGRWIAHYNERRLHAALAGRTPDEAYHNVPTPSGPGLTPDQRANSNAVRRAA